ATATTTTGAGATTCATATAGGTTAAAATCACTAGAAAACTGATTCTTTAACCCCTCTTGCACTCATGTCCTGGTGGATGAAAAACAgtatattgaaaatataattaactaaaaagATATGTTCTCTCCGACAGTTTAAACTTTTAGATGAAATGGTCACACACTTTAACATCAGATAAAGTGATGAAACAGAGGAAAATTGTTTGCTTATCAATTTAATTTGCAGAGAATTCCCAGTTGTAAATGGGAAAGCATTACAGTTCATTTATGGAAGCAAACAGTTCAAGACGAAGGGAGGTTTAGCAGCTGGAACAGCCACAACAAATGTGTATCGAAATTCGCAATTCAAGAAGACAATGAAAGCAATGCAGACTCCATGTTGTAGCCCTGATGAAGTGATATTCGGCCCTGATTTCCATCAATCCTTGTACTGTCATCTCTTGTGTGGTCTCATTTTACGTAACGAAGTTCAAGTTGTCTCATCTACATTTGCTCATAGTATTGTCCATGCTTTTAGAAAATTCGAACAAGTATGGCATGAACTTGTTGCTAACATAAGGGACGGAGTCCTTTCTAGTCGCGTAAATGTCCCTTCTATAAGATCAGCAATGTCAAAATTACTCAAACCTGATCCAGAACTGGCTGATACTATTTATAACAAGTGCATTCGGTTAAGTAATTGGTACGGGTTGATACCTGAATTATTCCCCAACACAAGGTACATATATGGTATCATGACCGGATCAATGGAACCTTACTTGACGAAATTGAGGCATTATGCAGGGGAGTTACCTCTGCTTAGTGCAGATTACGGATCTTCTGAAGGATGGATCGGAGCAAATGTTAATCCTGAATTGCCTCCTGAGCTAGTTACTTATGCTGTACTTCCTAATATTGGTTATTTCGAATTCATTCCTCTTGTGGAAAATGTAGATGGCGTGGAGGCTACACCAGTTGGTTTAACTGAAGTTAAACTCGATGAAGAATATGATATTGTTGTCACCAATTTCGCTGGTATGATTTTGTTCTTCCCTTCCTTGGAAATGCTTTTCATAATATTGCTCCTGTAGTTTCTTTGTCCTTCGATTTTTATTGCTTTTCTGTTGTTTGTTACACTTTGATTgtcatatattttgttgaagttACTGCTTGTTATGCTTTAACTTCCGTTACTCCTTTTTTGgactatttttttcttgagcTGAGGGTCTATTACAACCTTTGTACCTCTGGATAAGGTCCGCATACACTCTATCCTCCTCAGATCCCATTTGGGACCTTATGTTGTTATTCGTTTTGATTTGATTGAATATTCACCATGTAAGATGCAGGTTTATATCGATACAGGCTTGGTGATGTGGTAAAGATAAAAGGATTCCACAATGGCACTCCCGAGCTCCAATTTATTTGTCGTAGGAATCTCTTGCTAAGCATCAACATCGACAAAAACACTGAGAAAGATTTACAACTAGCCGTGGAAGCAGCAGCACAGCTGCTATTAAACGAGAAGTTAGAAGTAGTCGATTTTTCTAGCAACGTAAACACATCAGCTGATCCAGGGCACTATGTAATCTTCTGGGAACTGAATGGTGAGGCAAGTGAAGAAATTCTGAAAGAATGTTGTAATTGTTTGGACAAATCTTTCATCGATGCTGGCTATGTTAGCTCTCGGAAGGTCAAAACCATCGGTGCCCTTGAGCTACGGATAGTGAAGAGAGGGACATTTCATAAGATTTTAGATCATTTTGTAGGACTAGGAGCAGCAGTTAGCCAGTTCAAAACTCCGAGATGTGTCGGTACAACGAATCTCTCCGTGCTGCAAATATTGACTAGTAGTGTTGTTGAGAGCTATTTTAGTACTGCATTTAGTtgaattatatgtatgtttgttcCCAGAATTGTAAGCTTattacttttcatatcttaATAAAACACTTTGAATTTGTACAAATTTCTCCTTTCCCTCCAAAAGGATACAAACAATAGGATGCTCTCTACAATCTAAGAAAAAATATCAGAGTTGGagctaaaatttgaaatttatgagtTTATTTAGGTGAACAGATTCTAATTTAATAATTGGTACATATTCAATGTTTTTTTAAGATAGTTGATACAAGTTATAACCAAAATTACTAAATTCGATAGAACTCACAGCCTACATCTTAGCTCCGTCCTTGATTAATGTTAATTCGTACACTGAGTTCGTATTTGTTTTATGAGATAAAATTTGCACACTAGAAACTTATTACTACAACTTTTTGCggcaaataatattttgaagcGCTTGAAAATTATGgcgataatgcacaagtactccctcaacatatgcctgaaatctcagagacacacttatactatacgaAGGTCccattacccctgaacttattttattaataattttctaccccttttcggcctacgtggaactatcttgtgggcccaatgctagttgattttttttcaagctagtgccacgtaggccgagaaggggtagaaaattacttataaaataagtttaggggtaataggaccttagtataatataagtgtgtttctgaaattttgggcataggttgaggggatacttaagcattttcccaaaattatggtatagtaaaaaaaaattatttaatccataaaagaaaataatgtagaattatttctttttatgcaGACAAAATGTCTATCAAGTggaatattatgtatatataaatatcatctgcaagttttttaataataagtttttgagataattttagAGAGTTATAATTTTTGTGAAATCATTCTTtgaacttatttaaaataaatattaaatacattACGGTTTGACAAATTTGCTCCtctttatattaatttcttcatattaaaccatattattaaaaaatgtgacttatttaataaatacattaacaaTAAGAAATTACCATGAAGAAAtgtgtatcttttttttttggaaaaaaacgtgtatgtatatataatataatattatttttgttgattaattatttttaaaatatttttaaattagtcatgtttttaataatatggatgaatataaaaaaatcaatataaagaaGAGCAAATTTATCAAGtcataattgatttatatttattttaaataaaattaaaaaaaacagttttaaaaatattaaactaaagAAGGTAGATTTAATATTGTAAATCATAGAGAAAGTGAGTATTATAAAGCGAAACCTGAAGAAAAGTTTCTCATATTAttcctaattttttaattataaattttcttgTATATTGGCATAAGAAAGCACTCTTCAAGCCTTTATTTCAATGTTATAAGTTTAGTTTTAATTCTTCGGTAAAAAATTCTTTAATCACTAGAAAAATATTaggataaatatataaatatctcTAAATTTGTCGAGTTTTTCTACTCAGCTATTTTAACtatgttatttttctattaaatcaTTGAATtacccataatttgttccttttaaacaccGTTGGTTGATGAGGAATCAAACTTTATGATGGTATTGATAGAGAGGATATATATGTTGTTCCCAACTCATTAGTCCAATTAATAGTGAAAAAAtgttcgagaataattgtgtttacttcaagtcattttgaacaaattaaaaaacaaacgAGACTAACACAATTTGTCTTTATTCCTTCAATGAAAATCATTATAATACGAGCACAATTGTAGGCATTTAGAATAGAAATGTCGATCGAAATCAACCAACAATGTTCAAAAGcaacaaattatgggtggtttaatgattcaataggaaaataacataattgaggtATCTGAGGGAAAAAACCGAACAAGCTTAGGGATTTGTTTATGAGTTTGgctaaaatattatatgttacaATTAATATGTATGCAATAaaccttatttttaattttttaactttttagttAAAGATAACgttctttaatattttagaattttaaattaaattacctAGAATTTATTATctatcaataattttttcaagaacAAGAACCAATGTATTCCATTACAATAGATGGATAACATTTTATTAACTTAGAAGAACTTTTctcaaattatataataagataccgactctttatatatataactatttaCTTTGGCGCTTTGCATATATAATAGACCTTATAAATTGGCGCTTTGCATAAGAGTGAAtagtttcataaaaaaaaataaagttgtgaAGAGACAAAAATTGTGATTATTATCTCCACTATCATAAACAAATATTAGTAAGGACGATAACTATCTTGATACAtttgaaataaatgaaagataaaaaaatattggagaattattatgaaaaagaaaaacctcATTTGTTTACGTGTATCAAGATAGTCTATTTCTATTCCATCTTATTCATAtttcacaatatatatatatatatatatatatatatatatatatatatatattggtatgATAGTGGGATAATAATCATAATCTTTCTCTCCTCGTACTCATAGTACATATTTTCAGTTCTGTCTCCCTTATTTTTCTAAATCAAATTGATAATAAAAGTCActcaattttagaaaaagaccttttttttattttaacttttttattgtaataaatcattttttgaaaaatgaataattggggaaccatttgaattttttatattattcatttaaaaatttcaatttcatttttttctagtatatataatataattgaaaattttgacatacatataattaaatattaaagatactttataaataaatcaaCTCATAATACATGCAATACTATCCTATAATTCCACTCATACCAATCAAGATATATTCATTTATCATCaagtaaaatttattattattttctcaataAATTAATAGTTCTAATTGGCTTTTGGGATTTAATACTTTTGGCTAAGCTCACTTTTGTAATAGCCCTTTTTAATCTAGTAGATGTGCTTGTTGAGAATtataacccttttttttttttgaaaaaagctTCATCTTATTACAGATTAAATAATTTGTACAAGAAAAGTTATTTTGTCAAATATGATAGAATCAATAACATAGTGaagttttattgataaatttatattaaatttgaattaaattttaaatttagataCGTTGATTACTAGTTAAAAAagtcaaattaatatttaagtcaaaattaTATGACTTAAATCAAGTCCAAATTACATTTGGACCAAGTCATTAAGTTGACAAGATGTGTTCTTCAGCCTTAGGGATCAAAGTTGCTCGAACCAAATATCCCTGAAGTCCTAACTCAAGCCTATATAAAGAGGTCTTCTTCTGACCAAAAGAGGATATACATAGAGATACATACATACAAAAATACGCAGTTTCTTCCGCATACAAAGAAGTTTTTGCTCCAAGTGTTGAGTCGGCTTCCGCAAGTCTTTGCTCCAAGTGTTGAGCTGTCTTCCGCATGCAAAGAAGTTTTCGCTCCAAGTATTGAGTCGCAAGTATTCCGTCAAATCAAGAACATATCCATGAAGAGAAAAATCAGGGAATTACATCTTTTATCAAAGATTTTATAAAGATTGTAACTTTGcataaattcaaatacaaataatatcatttttttactattttttcattcttgtTTACTGTATATGAGAAACGAAATTTTAAACACATACAACATGCCCTAACTTATAATCttttctcaaaagcaaaaaaCGATCAAATCTCCATTTACTGAATTATGGGGACTAATTCCATACATATGTTTGTAGGTCAATGAGAATTCAAGGTAAAGACAAATATTCGTAACCTATCACTTTCATTCAATATATGGTTTTGTGTACCTCATAAATCTTTAATTTGAATCTCTTGAaatgttcaaaaaaaatttaataattaatttagtggGGTTTACTgaccttttaataaatttatgggaatatgatttaaaaatagaaatattccTCAATTTAGAGCTCACATAGcccttattataaaaaataatttatatatagtcCTACTATTTCGTTTTGGTCTAAAAACAGcgaaaaataattagaatttattatttacaaaaatattctcttatttattattttgatgaatatatttatttttcactcaTTTTGGTATCAAATTTATCTTACATGCCTCATTTGCTTTTTCAGATAcaacaaataaataacaatatagccgaaaaaattagttaaaaactttttccctgttataaagtatttgtattatagtgaatgtctatcataTGTGAAcctttttaggatatggttaaaAAGTCCTACTTGGGAaccaagttagatttctcctataaatagagtgctcctcttcattgtaaatgAATTCATTAAGATAAATAACaagtcttcttttctttctagtttcttcttcgtattctatagttttataacacgttatcagcacgagactttaatttttcaaaagtgaaggttagatttgaagaattaataaatgtattttttattcttttatttttaattttaatggccAATCTTACAAAACTAGAGTTCACTGCCCTTCAAATAAGTTCAGggataataagaccttagtataatataaatgtgtctctgaaatttcgggcataggtcgagaggatacttgtgcattttcccaaaattatggtatagtaaaaaaattatttaatccataaaagaaaataatgtagaattatttctttttatgcaGATAAAATGTCTATCAAGTGGAATactatgtatatttaattatcaTCTGCAAGTTTTTTAATAATAAGTAATTTTAGAGAGTTATAATTTTTGTGAAATCATtctttaaacttatttaaaataaatataaatatatattacgaTTCGACAAATTTGCTCCtctttatattaatttcttcctaTTAAaccatattattaaaaaatgtgacttatttaataaatacattaacaaTAAGAAATTACCATGAAGAAAtgtgtatctttttttttgaaaaaaaaacgtgtatgtatatataatatactattatttttattgattaattattttaaaaaatttttaaattagtcatgtttttaataatatggatgaatataaaaaaatcaatataaagaaGAGCAAATTTGTCAAGtcataattgatttatatttattttaaataaaattaaacaagcagttttaaaaatattaaactaaagAAGATAGATTTAATATTGTAAACCATAGAGAAAGTGAGTATTATAAAGCGAAACCCGTAGGTTTCTCATATTAttcctaattttttaattataaattttcttgTATATTGGCATAAGAATGCACTCTTCTTTCCACATTATCAAGCCTGTATTTCAATGTTATAAGTTTAGTTTTAATTCTTCGGTAAAAAATTCTTTAATCactagaaaaatattatatgttacaATTAATATTTATGCAATAaaccttatttttaatttttaactttttagttAAAGATAGTAGAACgttctttaatattttagaattttaaattaaattacctAGAATTATCATctatcaataattttttcaagaacAAGAACCAATGTATTCCATTACAATAGATGGATAACATTTTATTAACTTAGAAGAACTTTTctcaaattatataataagataCCGACtctttacatatataattatttactttgGCGCTTTGCATATATAATAGACCTTATAATTGACTCTTTGCATAAGAGTGAatagttttagaataaaaataaagttgtgaAGAGACAAAAATTGTGATTATTATCTCCactatcataaaaaaaatattagtaagaACGATGACTATCTTGATAGATTTGGaataaatgaaagaataaaaaaatgttaagagaattattatgaaaaagaaaaacctcATTTATTTAAGTGTATCAAGATAGTCTATTCATATttcaccatatatatatataaatatatatatatatatatatataaatatatatatatatatatatattattttNNNNNNNNNNNNNNNNNNNNNNNNNNNNNNNNNNNNNNNNNNNNNNNNNNNNNNNNNNNNNNNNNNNNNNNNNNNNNNNNNNNNNNNNNNNNNNNNNNNNNNNNNNNNNNNNNNNNNNNNNNNNNNNNNNNNNNNNNNNNNNNNNNNNNNNNNNNNNNNNNNtatatatatatatatatatatatatatatatatattggtatgATAGTGGGATAATAATCATAATCTTTCTCTCCTCATACTCATAATGCATATTTTCGATTCTGTCTCCGTTATTTTTCTAAATCAAATTGATAATAAAAGTAactcaattttagaaaaaaatctttttttttattttaactttctAACCGTAAcaaatgattttttgaaaaatgaatagtCGGGGaactatttgaattttttttatattattcatttaaaaatttcaatttcatttttttctagtatatataatatgattgaaaattttgaaatacatataattaaatgttaaaGATACTTTATAAATAAATCACCTCATAATACATGCAATACTATCCTATAATTCCACTCATACCAAGTTATATTCATTTATCATCaagtaaaatttattattattttttcaataaattaatagttCTAATTGGCTTTTAGGGTTTAATACTTTTGGCTTAGCTCACTTTTGTACATAGCCCTTTTTAATCTAGTAGATGTGCTTGTTGAGAAttataaccttttttttttttatagaaaaaagcTTGATCTTATTAaagatttaataatttatacaaGAAAAGTTATTTTGTCAAATATGATAGAATCAATAACACAGTGatgttttattgattaattcatattaaatttgaattaaattttaatttatgatacgttgatcaaattaaattactggttaataaagttgaattaatatttaagtcaaaattaTATGACTTAAATCAAGTTCAAATTACATCTAGACCAAGTTCATTAAGTTCACAAGATGCGTCCCACTCATGTTCTTCAGGCTTAGGGATCAAAATTGCTCGGACCAAAATATCCCTGAAGTCCTAACTCAAGCTTATATATAGAGGTCTTCTTCTGACCAAAAGAGGATATACACAGAGATACATACATACTGAAATATCACATACAAAGAAATTTTTGCTTCAAGTGTTGAGTCGGCTTCCGCATACCTCTTTGCTCCAACCGCATAAAAAGAAGTCTTCGCTCCAATTGTTGAGCCGTCTTCCGCATGCAAGAAGTTTTCTCTCCAAATATTGAATCGCAAGTATTCCATCAAATCAAGAACATATCCATAAAGAGAAAAATCAGGGAATTAcatcttttattaaaatttttataaagattGTAACCTTTGCATAAATTCAAATATGTTATACACAATTCGTGTTATAataaatgtctaattatgtggagtccttgtaggatatgatTAGAAATcatacttggggaccaagtaaggttttccctataaataaagggttttccttcattgtacataagatttgtgaaagatctctgaatcctgaatatacttcaacagaaataaaaagtcttttatcttctccctactttcttcttcttctaaatttatatagtttcataacacgttatcagcacgattgttctattcttaaaaaatgatgaagaagacggaaaaagtgcaaaagagatcttgcataaattatgcaataaggttcttatatcttcaaggtataatttatctttatgttataattatttatgtaacagatctggaggtaccatctaaagtatgtatttaaagagacttgtcgactttctatacgtttaattttaattgattagaAAGAGAGTTCcgtaatttattttagtaattgAAT
The window above is part of the Solanum pennellii chromosome 5, SPENNV200 genome. Proteins encoded here:
- the LOC107020374 gene encoding jasmonic acid-amido synthetase JAR1-like isoform X1 — encoded protein: MKMVEERENKFDPQQVIDEFELLSKDAGKIQEKTLQKILEENGRTEYLQQWGLNRKTDQVSFKNCVPLVTHKDLEPYIRRIVDGDLTPILTRKPITTISLSSGTTQGKPKFIPFNEELMESTMQIFKTSFAFRNREFPVVNGKALQFIYGSKQFKTKGGLAAGTATTNVYRNSQFKKTMKAMQTPCCSPDEVIFGPDFHQSLYCHLLCGLILRNEVQVVSSTFAHSIVHAFRKFEQVWHELVANIRDGVLSSRVNVPSIRSAMSKLLKPDPELADTIYNKCIRLSNWYGLIPELFPNTRYIYGIMTGSMEPYLTKLRHYAGELPLLSADYGSSEGWIGANVNPELPPELVTYAVLPNIGYFEFIPLVENVDGVEATPVGLTEVKLDEEYDIVVTNFADAGLYRYRLGDVVKIKGFHNGTPELQFICRRNLLLSINIDKNTEKDLQLAVEAAAQLLLNEKLEVVDFSSNVNTSADPGHYVIFWELNGEASEEILKECCNCLDKSFIDAGYVSSRKVKTIGALELRIVKRGTFHKILDHFVGLGAAVSQFKTPRCVGTTNLSVLQILTSSVVESYFSTAFS
- the LOC107020374 gene encoding jasmonic acid-amido synthetase JAR1-like isoform X2; its protein translation is MKMVEERENKFDPQQVIDEFELLSKDAGKIQEKTLQKILEENGRTEYLQQWGLNRKTDQVSFKNCVPLVTHKDLEPYIRRIVDGDLTPILTRKPITTISLSSGTTQGKPKFIPFNEELMESTMQIFKTSFAFRNREFPVVNGKALQFIYGSKQFKTKGGLAAGTATTNVYRNSQFKKTMKAMQTPCCSPDEVIFGPDFHQSLYCHLLCGLILRNEVQVVSSTFAHSIVHAFRKFEQVWHELVANIRDGVLSSRVNVPSIRSAMSKLLKPDPELADTIYNKCIRLSNWYGLIPELFPNTRYIYGIMTGSMEPYLTKLRHYAGELPLLSADYGSSEGWIGANVNPELPPELVTYAVLPNIGYFEFIPLVENVDGVEATPVGLTEVKLDEEYDIVVTNFAGLYRYRLGDVVKIKGFHNGTPELQFICRRNLLLSINIDKNTEKDLQLAVEAAAQLLLNEKLEVVDFSSNVNTSADPGHYVIFWELNGEASEEILKECCNCLDKSFIDAGYVSSRKVKTIGALELRIVKRGTFHKILDHFVGLGAAVSQFKTPRCVGTTNLSVLQILTSSVVESYFSTAFS